In Paraburkholderia caballeronis, the following proteins share a genomic window:
- a CDS encoding sugar ABC transporter substrate-binding protein — MAEQTTKPQTEYDAERNEGGQGIVRATRRGLLQGAGLGAALSLLGAAGAGHGGLIGSALAAEPPFPAHKRWKIVFVNHVTTNPFFVPTQYGIQDAAELLGMDYQWTGSATSDAGEMVRAVNSAIAAKADAIAVPIVDPTAFDKPVQAALDAGIPVFAYNADAPRGSTNPRLAYIGQDLYLSGYQMGERIANLVDSGLVALFIATPGQLNIQPRLDGASDAIRKSGKKIDVQTVATGATVNEELSKIKAFYLGHQNLKGMFAVDAGSTQGVAEVMRESNLPAKGVHGGGFDLLPRTIQLIHDGYLDFTIDQQPYVQGFYAVVEAFVFLASGGLVGPGNINTGLKFVTKSSVDPYLNTSTRYEGKTTKAQIVPMSGAIKS; from the coding sequence ATGGCGGAACAGACGACGAAGCCGCAGACTGAATACGACGCGGAACGAAACGAAGGCGGCCAAGGCATCGTCCGCGCAACCCGGCGCGGACTGCTGCAAGGCGCGGGACTCGGCGCGGCGCTGTCGCTGCTCGGCGCGGCGGGCGCGGGCCACGGCGGCCTGATCGGGTCGGCGCTCGCGGCCGAGCCGCCGTTCCCCGCGCACAAGCGCTGGAAGATCGTATTCGTGAATCACGTGACGACGAATCCGTTCTTCGTGCCGACGCAATACGGCATCCAGGACGCGGCCGAACTGCTCGGCATGGACTATCAGTGGACCGGCTCCGCGACGTCCGACGCCGGCGAGATGGTGCGCGCGGTCAACTCCGCGATCGCCGCGAAGGCCGACGCGATCGCGGTGCCGATCGTCGATCCGACCGCGTTCGACAAGCCGGTCCAGGCGGCGCTCGACGCGGGCATCCCGGTGTTCGCCTACAACGCGGACGCGCCGCGCGGCAGCACCAATCCGCGCCTTGCGTACATCGGCCAGGATCTGTATCTGTCCGGGTATCAGATGGGCGAGCGCATCGCGAACCTCGTGGACAGCGGCCTCGTCGCGCTGTTCATCGCGACGCCGGGGCAGTTGAACATCCAGCCGCGCCTCGACGGCGCGAGCGACGCGATCAGGAAGTCCGGCAAGAAGATCGACGTGCAGACGGTCGCGACCGGCGCGACGGTCAACGAGGAGCTTTCGAAGATCAAGGCGTTTTATCTCGGCCACCAGAACCTGAAGGGCATGTTCGCGGTCGATGCGGGCAGCACCCAGGGCGTCGCCGAGGTAATGCGCGAATCGAACCTGCCGGCGAAGGGCGTGCACGGCGGCGGCTTCGACCTGCTGCCGCGCACGATCCAGTTGATCCACGACGGCTACCTCGACTTCACGATCGACCAGCAGCCGTACGTGCAGGGTTTCTACGCGGTGGTCGAGGCGTTCGTGTTCCTCGCGTCCGGCGGGCTCGTCGGGCCGGGCAACATCAACACCGGGCTCAAGTTCGTGACGAAGAGTTCGGTCGATCCGTATCTGAACACGTCGACGCGCTACGAAGGCAAGACCACGAAAGCGCAGATCGTGCCGATGAGCGGCGCGATCAAGTCGTGA
- a CDS encoding ABC transporter permease, whose protein sequence is MDSVNESRNVERRRAGRGPRLAGWSAELRILLVAMLLAAYFEFSNRDFLLTNASLENLSQFVAPVAIIAFGEIMLMIGGDIDLSAGMVFAFAPFMMVFAADAGAPMWLAVIAGLVAAGVVGFVNGAVSVWLRLPSFVTTLGTLFLVNGVTLTVSRGTPAAAPGSPAFAAWMGAWGYSEILWTVAIAAAMHVLLRHTRWGLHTQASGANPVGASEAGINVNRLRLGNFVLAALLAGFTGILEGFRITSIDPQAGGNQITFLAIAAAVIGGTPLTGGSGTIVGGLIGAAVLGILNDGFTLIGINAFMFNIILGAAILAAMVFNIHVARLRRRGGP, encoded by the coding sequence ATGGACAGTGTGAACGAGTCCCGCAACGTGGAGCGGCGGCGCGCGGGCCGCGGGCCGCGTCTCGCCGGCTGGTCGGCGGAACTGCGCATCCTGCTCGTCGCGATGCTGCTCGCCGCGTACTTCGAGTTCTCGAACCGCGACTTCCTGCTGACCAACGCGAGCCTCGAAAACCTGTCGCAGTTCGTCGCGCCGGTCGCGATCATCGCGTTCGGCGAGATCATGCTGATGATCGGCGGCGACATCGACCTGTCCGCCGGCATGGTGTTCGCGTTCGCGCCGTTCATGATGGTGTTCGCGGCCGACGCGGGCGCGCCGATGTGGCTTGCGGTGATCGCGGGGCTGGTCGCGGCCGGCGTGGTCGGCTTCGTGAACGGCGCGGTCAGCGTGTGGCTGCGGCTGCCGTCGTTCGTGACGACGCTCGGCACCCTGTTCCTCGTGAACGGCGTCACGCTGACCGTGTCGCGCGGCACCCCGGCCGCCGCGCCCGGCTCGCCCGCGTTCGCCGCGTGGATGGGCGCGTGGGGCTACAGCGAGATCCTGTGGACCGTCGCCATCGCGGCCGCGATGCACGTGCTGCTGCGCCATACGCGCTGGGGCCTGCATACCCAGGCGTCCGGCGCGAATCCGGTCGGCGCGAGCGAGGCCGGCATCAATGTGAACCGGCTGCGGCTCGGCAACTTCGTGCTGGCCGCGCTGCTCGCCGGCTTCACCGGCATCCTCGAAGGCTTCCGCATCACGTCGATCGACCCGCAGGCGGGCGGCAACCAGATCACGTTCCTCGCGATCGCGGCGGCCGTGATCGGCGGCACGCCGCTCACCGGCGGCTCGGGCACGATCGTCGGCGGGCTGATCGGCGCGGCGGTGCTAGGCATCCTGAACGACGGCTTCACGCTGATCGGCATCAACGCGTTCATGTTCAACATCATTCTCGGCGCGGCGATTCTCGCCGCGATGGTGTTCAACATCCACGTCGCGCGGCTGCGGCGCAGAGGAGGACCATGA
- a CDS encoding ATP-binding cassette domain-containing protein codes for MTSPQGAQPAREALRGDGLVKRFGAVTALDGVSFTLGAGEILGVLGDNGAGKSTLVKILTGYHQQTAGTLYVNGSETLLRSVDHARSLGIECVYQDLALANSLSIYHNMFLNREIVRRGPLRLLDHRRMREIAAQCLDDIGVHVPSVDLPVERLSGGQRQAIAVARAVHSNAKILLLDEPLAAMGAREAALILDLVMRLKEKGGLSIIMIMHNYAQTLDIADRIVLMQRGRVTFEQHSAQTSVAELMEIVRREYRAMRAAGGAR; via the coding sequence GTGACATCCCCGCAAGGCGCGCAGCCTGCCCGCGAGGCACTGCGCGGCGACGGCCTCGTAAAACGCTTCGGCGCGGTGACCGCGCTCGACGGCGTGTCGTTCACGCTCGGCGCAGGCGAGATTCTCGGCGTGCTCGGCGACAACGGCGCCGGCAAATCGACGCTCGTGAAGATCCTGACCGGCTACCATCAGCAGACGGCCGGCACGCTGTACGTGAACGGCAGCGAAACACTGCTGCGTTCCGTCGATCACGCGCGCTCGCTCGGCATCGAATGCGTGTACCAGGATCTCGCGCTCGCGAATTCGCTCAGCATCTATCACAACATGTTCCTGAACCGCGAGATCGTGCGGCGCGGCCCGCTGCGGCTGCTCGATCACCGGCGGATGCGCGAGATCGCCGCGCAGTGCCTCGACGACATCGGCGTGCACGTGCCGTCGGTGGATCTGCCGGTCGAGCGCCTGTCGGGCGGCCAGCGCCAGGCGATCGCGGTCGCGCGCGCGGTGCATTCGAACGCTAAGATCCTGCTGCTCGACGAGCCGCTCGCGGCGATGGGCGCGCGCGAGGCCGCATTGATCCTCGACCTCGTGATGCGGCTGAAGGAAAAAGGCGGCCTGTCGATCATCATGATCATGCACAACTACGCGCAGACGCTCGACATCGCGGACCGCATCGTGCTGATGCAGCGCGGCCGCGTGACGTTCGAGCAGCACAGCGCGCAGACGTCGGTCGCGGAGCTGATGGAGATCGTGCGGCGCGAATACCGCGCGATGCGCGCGGCCGGCGGCGCGCGCTGA
- a CDS encoding FadR/GntR family transcriptional regulator — protein sequence MDYRNPQNRKSMHPRIVQELGMQIVGGAFAPGQRLPAEPSLCASYGASRSVLREAMRVLAAKGLVTSKPRVGSVVRPRDDWHMLDPDVLYWTVSSLPEGEFFRSLMTVRQIIEPAAAALAALRASDDDIARIGVAYEQMEQAKTAGDLLDPDLAFHRAIMAATHNDMLAYIGNLLSLALRESIRFTSRHPNTHALSLPRHKAILTAIAHRDALAAREACIVQLDHARADANSILGGAALAPDRSLHD from the coding sequence ATGGACTATCGCAACCCGCAGAATCGCAAGAGCATGCACCCGAGGATCGTGCAGGAACTCGGCATGCAGATCGTCGGCGGCGCGTTCGCGCCGGGGCAGCGGCTGCCCGCCGAGCCGTCGCTGTGCGCAAGCTACGGCGCGAGCCGCTCGGTGCTGCGCGAGGCGATGCGGGTGCTCGCCGCGAAGGGGCTCGTCACGTCGAAGCCGCGCGTCGGCAGCGTCGTGCGTCCGCGCGACGACTGGCACATGCTCGATCCGGACGTGCTGTACTGGACCGTCAGCAGCCTGCCCGAAGGCGAGTTCTTCCGCTCGCTGATGACGGTGCGCCAGATCATCGAACCGGCGGCGGCCGCGCTCGCCGCGCTGCGCGCGAGCGACGACGACATCGCACGGATCGGCGTCGCCTACGAGCAGATGGAGCAGGCGAAAACGGCCGGCGACCTGCTCGATCCCGATCTCGCGTTCCATCGCGCGATCATGGCCGCGACGCACAACGACATGCTCGCCTACATCGGCAACCTGCTGTCGCTCGCGCTGCGCGAATCGATCCGCTTCACGAGCCGGCATCCGAACACGCATGCGCTGTCGCTGCCGCGGCACAAGGCGATCCTGACCGCGATCGCGCACCGCGACGCGCTCGCCGCGCGCGAGGCGTGCATCGTCCAGCTGGACCACGCGCGCGCCGACGCGAATTCGATCCTCGGCGGCGCCGCGCTCGCGCCGGACCGGTCGCTGCACGACTGA
- a CDS encoding Gfo/Idh/MocA family protein: MNPSYTLAVAGIGKIARDQHLPAIAANPGFSLVACASRHASVEPVRNYPDLDALLAAEPDVDAVSLCAPPQVRYAQARAALAAGKHVMLEKPPGASVSEVEALRDLARAVGRTLFATWHSRYASAVEPARAWLASRTIRAVRVRWKEDVRRWHPGQQWIWEPGGLGVFDPGINALSIVTRILPRDVLLQAATLHFPADTFTPIAAELDGIDADGVPVRAEFDWRHGPVEQWEIDVETTDGLLAISEGGKRLSIAGQPVTLLPEREYPSLYERFHWLIAHRSEDVDVRPLRLVADAFLLGRRVEVEPFGR, from the coding sequence GTGAACCCGAGCTACACACTGGCGGTCGCCGGCATCGGCAAGATCGCCCGCGACCAGCATCTGCCCGCGATCGCGGCGAATCCGGGTTTTTCGCTCGTCGCGTGCGCGAGCCGTCATGCGAGCGTCGAGCCCGTGCGCAACTATCCGGACCTCGACGCGCTCTTGGCGGCCGAGCCCGACGTCGATGCGGTGTCGCTGTGCGCGCCTCCGCAGGTGCGTTACGCGCAGGCGCGCGCCGCGCTCGCGGCGGGCAAGCACGTGATGCTGGAGAAGCCGCCGGGCGCGAGCGTCAGCGAAGTCGAGGCGCTGCGCGACCTCGCGCGCGCGGTCGGCCGCACGCTGTTCGCGACATGGCATTCGCGTTATGCGAGCGCGGTCGAGCCGGCGCGCGCGTGGCTCGCGTCGCGCACGATCCGCGCGGTCCGCGTGCGCTGGAAAGAGGACGTGCGGCGCTGGCATCCGGGCCAGCAGTGGATCTGGGAGCCGGGCGGGCTCGGCGTGTTCGATCCGGGCATCAACGCGCTGTCGATCGTCACGCGCATCCTGCCGCGCGACGTGCTGCTTCAGGCCGCCACGCTGCATTTTCCGGCCGACACGTTTACGCCGATCGCGGCCGAACTCGACGGCATCGACGCGGACGGCGTGCCGGTGCGCGCCGAGTTCGACTGGCGGCATGGGCCGGTCGAGCAATGGGAGATCGACGTCGAGACGACCGACGGGCTGCTCGCGATCAGCGAGGGCGGCAAGCGGCTGTCGATCGCGGGCCAGCCGGTCACGCTGCTGCCCGAGCGCGAGTATCCGTCGCTGTACGAGCGGTTCCACTGGCTGATCGCGCATCGCAGCGAGGACGTCGACGTGCGGCCGCTGCGGCTCGTCGCGGATGCGTTTTTGCTCGGACGCCGCGTCGAGGTGGAGCCGTTCGGCCGCTGA
- a CDS encoding IlvD/Edd family dehydratase: protein MPASRPKLRSQQWFGTMDKNGFMYRSWMKNQGIPDHEFDGRPIIGICNTWSELTPCNAHFRKLAEHVKRGVYEAGGFPVEFPVFSNGESNLRPTAMLTRNLASMDVEEAIRGNPIDAVVLLAGCDKTTPALLMGAASCDVPALVVSGGPMLNGKLDGKDIGSGTAVWQLHEALKAGEIDLHRFLSAEAGMSRSAGTCNTMGTASTMACMAEALGVTLPHNAAIPAVDARRYVLAHLSGSRIVAMALEGLTLSKVLTRAAFENAIRANAAIGGSTNAVIHLKAIAGRIGVPLELEDWVRFGRDVPTIVDLLPSGRFLMEEFYYAGGLPAVLRRLGEGGLLPHPDALTVNGRTLWDNVRDAPHHDDEVIRPLTRPLIADGGIRILRGNLAPRGAVLKPSAASPELLKHRGRAVVFENFEHYKARIADESLDVDKDSVLVLKHCGPRGYPGMAEVGNMGLPPKLLRAGVKDMVRISDARMSGTAYGTVVLHVAPEAAAGGPLAVVRDGDWIELDCDAGTLHLDIDAAELKRRLANLDPAAAPGLAEQQGRGGYTRLYVDHVLQADEGCDLDFLVGQRGAAVPRHSH, encoded by the coding sequence ATGCCCGCATCCCGACCGAAGCTGCGCTCCCAACAATGGTTCGGCACGATGGACAAGAACGGCTTCATGTATCGAAGCTGGATGAAGAATCAGGGCATCCCCGATCACGAATTCGACGGCCGGCCGATCATCGGCATCTGCAACACGTGGTCCGAGCTGACGCCGTGCAACGCGCATTTCCGCAAGCTCGCGGAACACGTGAAGCGCGGCGTGTACGAGGCCGGCGGTTTTCCGGTCGAATTTCCGGTGTTCTCGAACGGCGAGTCGAACCTGCGGCCGACCGCGATGCTGACGCGCAATCTCGCGTCGATGGACGTCGAGGAAGCGATCCGCGGCAACCCGATCGACGCGGTCGTGCTGCTCGCCGGCTGCGACAAGACCACGCCGGCGCTGCTGATGGGCGCGGCGAGCTGCGACGTGCCGGCGCTCGTCGTCAGCGGCGGCCCGATGCTGAACGGCAAGCTCGACGGCAAGGACATCGGCTCCGGCACGGCGGTGTGGCAACTGCACGAGGCGCTGAAGGCGGGCGAGATCGACCTGCATCGTTTCCTGTCCGCCGAGGCCGGCATGTCGCGCTCGGCCGGCACCTGCAACACGATGGGCACTGCGTCGACGATGGCGTGCATGGCCGAGGCGCTCGGCGTGACGCTGCCGCACAACGCGGCGATTCCGGCCGTCGATGCGCGCCGTTACGTGCTCGCGCATCTGTCCGGCAGCCGCATCGTCGCGATGGCGCTCGAAGGGCTGACGCTGTCGAAGGTGCTGACGCGCGCCGCGTTCGAGAACGCGATCCGCGCGAACGCGGCGATCGGCGGCTCGACGAACGCGGTGATCCATCTGAAGGCGATCGCCGGGCGCATCGGCGTGCCGCTCGAACTCGAAGACTGGGTGCGCTTCGGCCGCGACGTGCCGACGATCGTCGACCTGCTGCCGTCCGGCCGTTTCCTGATGGAAGAGTTTTATTACGCGGGCGGCCTGCCGGCGGTGCTGCGCCGGCTCGGCGAGGGCGGGCTGCTGCCGCATCCCGACGCGCTGACCGTCAACGGCCGCACGCTGTGGGACAACGTGCGCGACGCGCCGCATCACGACGACGAGGTGATCCGGCCGCTGACGCGTCCGCTGATCGCGGACGGCGGCATCCGCATCCTGCGCGGCAATCTCGCGCCGCGCGGCGCGGTGCTGAAGCCGTCGGCCGCGAGCCCCGAGTTGCTGAAGCATCGCGGCCGCGCGGTCGTGTTCGAGAACTTCGAGCACTACAAGGCGCGGATCGCGGACGAATCGCTCGACGTGGACAAGGACTCCGTGCTCGTGCTGAAGCACTGCGGGCCGCGCGGTTATCCGGGGATGGCGGAGGTCGGCAACATGGGGCTGCCGCCGAAGCTGCTGCGTGCGGGCGTGAAGGACATGGTGCGGATCTCGGACGCGCGGATGAGCGGCACCGCGTACGGCACGGTGGTGCTGCACGTCGCGCCCGAGGCGGCGGCGGGCGGCCCGCTCGCGGTGGTGCGCGACGGCGACTGGATCGAACTGGACTGCGACGCGGGCACGCTGCATCTGGACATCGACGCAGCAGAACTGAAGCGGCGTCTCGCGAACCTCGATCCGGCCGCCGCGCCGGGTCTCGCGGAACAGCAGGGGCGGGGCGGCTACACGCGGCTCTATGTCGATCACGTGTTGCAGGCGGACGAAGGCTGCGATCTCGACTTCCTCGTCGGGCAGCGCGGCGCGGCGGTGCCGCGCCACTCGCATTGA